The Verrucomicrobiota bacterium genomic sequence AATCTCTCCGGCGGCCAGAAAAGAAGGCTTTCACTGGCGATTGAATTACTCCGGGACCCGCAGGTATTGATTTTTGACGAGGTCACGAGCGGACTCGATGCCCAGTCGGAGGAGAATTTTATGCGACTTTTTGCGCAGCTCGCGCATGAGCAGGGTAAGACAGTCATCTGTGTGACGCATAACCTCGATCATATCGACCTCTGTGATTCGGTCATTATTCTCAATGCCGGGCAGCTTGTTTATCACGGATCCCCGACGAGTTTACTCGCGGATTTCGAGATTGATGTACCGGGGCGGCTGTACGGGAAATTAAACGACATCGGGGCCGGAGACCTGCCGCGTTATGATTTCTCGCGAGAAACGAGTGACGGCAAACAAATGACTTTCACCCATTTACCCGCGCAAATTGCCCAATTCATGACGCTCACGCGGCGGCAATGGCATCTCTTTTTCCGTAACCCGACACAAGTCACGTTACAGATGATCCTGATGCTGGGTTTTCCGTTCCTCGTGGTTGTATTTGCATTAAACGGGTTACCCGAGGTGCAGAGTATGAGCTTGGCCCCTACGCAGAATTTTGTGGAGGAAGTCATCCAGCGTTCGGAATTCATGACCAAAGCCATCGGCACCGCCACGCTGGCATCGGGGCTGATCATGTTCCAGGTCGTGCTCCTGACCTTGATGGGGTCAAATAACGGGGCGCGGGAGATCGTCCGGGAGCGGGATATATTCGAGAAGGAGAGGCTGGGGGGCTTGTCATCTTTGGCCTACCTGATGTCGAAAGTATTTTTTGTCTTTATCCTCAGCGCCCTCCAAGCCCTCGCGATGCACGGGCTGGTGAAATATTTCTGCCAGTTCCCGGGCCCATTCATAGACCAGTACATGATCCTTTTGCTTTCGACATTTGCGATGAGCCTGACGTGTTTGCTTTTCTCGGCACTTTTCCGGACGACTGAACAAGCCTCACTGGTCTCCATTTACCTCGTGGGTTTGCAGTTACCCTTATCCGGGGCGGTGCTGGCGCTGCCCGAGTGGCTCCTGCTTTTTGCGCGTCCGCTGATTAATGCTTACTGGGCCTGGAGCGGGTATATCAGGACCATGATGGATTCTCGTGTGTACGATGTGATTGTCGAGAATACTCACACCGCTTTGGCCCAACCACTGACAGCGATGGCGGTCCTCGGCGGGCATTGTTTTATTTGCTTGGTGGCAAGCTATTTCTTTGTTAAACAGAATAAATCACTGCTATGAAGCTTAACGTTAAATTTTCCCATATAGAACGCGCCAGCGAGAAAGTTTCCCCGGAAGCTGATCAAAAGCCCCAAGA encodes the following:
- a CDS encoding ATP-binding cassette domain-containing protein, producing the protein MFRLENVSVAVKDHSQPTELKYLLRSISFELPLGHFSVVVGPSGCGKSTLIKTLLGIRKVREGKILLDGHDLLDNLSFFVSEIGYVPQFSVAHDGLSVLEALEYSASLRLPPNFSRQQREERILKVLGLVDLMAHAHVRVENLSGGQKRRLSLAIELLRDPQVLIFDEVTSGLDAQSEENFMRLFAQLAHEQGKTVICVTHNLDHIDLCDSVIILNAGQLVYHGSPTSLLADFEIDVPGRLYGKLNDIGAGDLPRYDFSRETSDGKQMTFTHLPAQIAQFMTLTRRQWHLFFRNPTQVTLQMILMLGFPFLVVVFALNGLPEVQSMSLAPTQNFVEEVIQRSEFMTKAIGTATLASGLIMFQVVLLTLMGSNNGAREIVRERDIFEKERLGGLSSLAYLMSKVFFVFILSALQALAMHGLVKYFCQFPGPFIDQYMILLLSTFAMSLTCLLFSALFRTTEQASLVSIYLVGLQLPLSGAVLALPEWLLLFARPLINAYWAWSGYIRTMMDSRVYDVIVENTHTALAQPLTAMAVLGGHCFICLVASYFFVKQNKSLL